One Xiphophorus hellerii strain 12219 chromosome 1, Xiphophorus_hellerii-4.1, whole genome shotgun sequence DNA segment encodes these proteins:
- the arhgap4b gene encoding SLIT-ROBO Rho GTPase-activating protein 3 isoform X3 produces MMTSHGKLRREKGSLAEYESQMKDLRVQLTDQIKILDSQVEVKQQQLSDLSEFLRRRGDIETEYARALDKLTERFTHKTKKKEQWGQSVCQVWSVLLTQTRLESREHAALGDTCFNTLTLSLTHSAEDAHRLHKKSKEVGIQMQDELLKVTTELQTALKTYNQYHTDCLIAEGKLKEAERLEERHTGKSAELGPGQLAGQRRSSVKKMERLMEKRHGKMQETQLKCTKARNDYLLNLAAANAAMNKYYLQDVSTLIDCCDLGFHLSIERVMKCYLASRWRIQKTEETGLKQLETAVTSLDQSGDRDGLLQQHDSAFCLPFRFNYHPHEGDQVCEVSAESQVRYELETRFQQLQSRLAAVTLETEEISKTLKATLAALLDSMCDSECNPSPDVSASLSHEPPGGITTTAKLSLAKRRANQQETETYYLTKVKEFLNSSSLASKLQAKHDLLQDAIQKAEAVDSDPSRRRRRMSRTQSSGQQIPVVVESCIRFINLHGLHHEGIFRVPGSQREVNLIRDAFERGEDPLSDSECDLDSVAGVLKLYFRGLEPPLFPYESYSPLLECVQIEDETEKAAQIRVVFSTFPRPLLIVMRYLFAFLNHVSQYSDENMMQPYNLAVCFGPSLLRGMESDDAVARQPQVNDLVKTMILQHDSIFPGQSELPGPVYEKHMTLEQEYCEPITEEGDGETEHLPSEDEWEAVALFDYVARSPAELSFKQGDPVVLYSKASCDWWRGEVGGVKGLVPHKYISILDVSERGKREEGRVGGGSTGNLSAEDPHTENTTRMRVNSDSASLPGRQRGSEGSPSRKPQASPATRQQIPVSQERRHTLDTVRQASCRIPDKPPFVTAERPTVDKDMISRQMNSVFKELLSRQPPVQSSPFPPSVSATPSSSSSSSIAPAAPTAKKVFGLRRAGPFQSGLR; encoded by the exons ACTTGCGGGTCCAACTGACAGACCAGATAAAGATTTTGGACTCCCAGGTggaggtgaagcagcagcagctctcagACCTGTCTGAGTTTCTCAGGCGCCGAGGCGACATCGAGACTGAATATGCAAGAGCCCTCGACAAACTAACCGAGAGGTTCACTCACAAGACTAAAAA GAAGGAGCAGTGGGGTCAGTCTGTGTGTCAGGTCTGGTCCGTTCTGCTGACTCAGACCCGTCTGGAGAGCCGGGAGCACGCGGCGCTGGGGGACACCTGCTTCAACACGCTCACATTGAGCCTGACACACAGTGCTGAGGACGCACACCGCCTGCACAAAAAG AGCAAAGAGGTGGGAATCCAGATGCAGGACGAGCTGCTAAAGGTCACCACCGAACTGCAGACG GCTCTAAAGACCTACAACCAGTACCACACAGACTGCCTGATAGCTGAGGGAAAACTGAAGGAAGCCGAGCGTCTGGAAGAAAGGCACACTGGGAAGTCGGCCGAGCTCGGCCCCGGCCAACTGGCAGGGCAGAGGCGGAGCTCCGTCAAGAAGATGGAACGGTTGATGGAGAAG AGACATGGAAAAATGCAGGAGACCCAGCTGAAGTGTACAAAGGCACGGAATGACTACCTGTTGAACCTAGCTGCAGCTAATGCAGCCATGAACAAATACTATCTGCAGGATGTCAGCACTCTCATTGAC TGCTGTGACCTTGGTTTCCATCTGTCCATTGAGAGAGTGATGAAGTGCTACCTGGCCAGCAGGTGGCGCATTCAGAAGACGGAGGAGACGGGACTGAAGCAGCTGGAAACTGCTGTGACATCCCTGGACCAGAGTGGAGACAGGGATGGGTTGCTACAGCAACATGATTCCGCCTTCTGCCTTCCGTTCAGATTCAACTATCACCCACACGAGGGTGACCAG gTGTGCGAGGTGAGTGCGGAGAGCCAGGTGAGGTATGAGCTCGAAACCAGGTTCCAGCAGCTTCAGTCTCGACTCGCCGCCGTCACCTTGGAAACAGAGGAG ATCAGTAAAACGCTTAAAGCCACGCTTGCTGCCCTGCTGGACTCCATGTGTGACAGCGAGTGCAACCCCTCCCCCGACGTGTCCGCCAGCCTATCACACGAGCCGCCCGGAGGAATCACAACCACGGCGAAACTCTCCCTCGCCAAGCGTCGAGCCAATCAGCAGGAGACAGAGACTTACTACTTAACA aaaGTAAAAGAATTCCTCAACAGCAGCTCTCTGGCCTCCAAACTTCAAGCCAAACACGATCTTCTACAAGATGCCATACAGAAAG CAGAAGCCGTGGACAGCGACCCCTCCAG aagaagaaggagaatgTCTCGGACCCAG AGCTCTGGGCAGCAGATTCCTGTGGTGGTTGAGAGCTGCATTCGTTTCATAAACCTTCATG GCCTCCACCATGAAGGAATTTTCAGAGTCCCTGGCTCCCAGAGGGAGGTGAACCTCATCAGAGATGCATTTGAGAGAG GGGAGGATCCTCTGTCAGACAGTGAGTGTGACCTGGACTCTGTGGCCGGCGTGCTGAAACTGTACTTCAGGGGGCTTGAGCCTCCTCTGTTCCCCTACGAAAGCTACTCTCCGCTGCTGGAATGTGTCC AAATCGAAGATGAGACCGAGAAAGCTGCCCAGATTAGAGTCGTTTTTTCTACTTTCCCACGGCCTCTCCTCATCGTGATGCGATACCTTTTCGCTTTCCTCAACCA CGTGTCTCAGTACAGCGACGAGAACATGATGCAGCCCTACAACTTGGCTGTTTGCTTTGGTCCGAGCCTGCTGAGGGGGATGGAATCTGACGACGccgttgctaggcaaccacaGGTCAATGATCTTGTTAAAACCATGATCCTTCAGCATGACAGCATCTTCCCCGGCCAATCAGAACTGCCAGGTCCGGTCTACGAGAAGCACATGACACTGGAGCAGGAGTACTG TGAACCAATCACAGAGGAGGGAGACGGAGAGACCGAGCATCTGCCCAGTGAGGACG AGTGGGAAGCAGTAGCTTTGTTTGACTACGTGGCCAGATCTCCAGCAGAGCTTTCCTTCAAGCAGGGAGATCCTGTTGTCCTTTACAGCAAGGCCTCATGTGATTGGTGGAGAGGCGAAGTTGGAGGAGTTAAGGGCCTAGTCCCACACAAGTACATCAGCATACTTGACGT GTCGGAGCGAGGGAAAAGAGAAGAAGGTAGAGTAGGCGGAGGCAGCACTGGAAACCTATCAGCAGAAGATCCACATACGGAAAACACAACAAG GATGCGGGTAAACAGCGATAGTGCTTCGTTGCCAGGGAGACAGAGAGGAAGTGAGGGGAGCCCGAGTCGAAAACCACAAGCTTCTCCTGCCACAAGACAACAAATACCAGT GTCTCAGGAACGGAGGCACACTTTGGACACCGTAAGGCAGGCCAGCTGCAGAATCCCAGACAAGCCTCCATTTGTTACAGCAGAAAGACCAACAGTTGACAAG GACATGATTAGCCGGCAGATGAACTCTGTCTTTAAGGAGCTCCTCTCCCGTCAGCCTCCCGTGCAGTCATCTCCCTTCCCCCCTTCTGTCTCCGCcactccttcctcctcctcgtcttcctcgATTGCTCCAGCCGCCCCCACGGCTAAGAAAGTATTCGGCCTGAGAAGGGCAGGCCCTTTTCAGTCCGGACTGAGATGA